A DNA window from Brenneria izadpanahii contains the following coding sequences:
- a CDS encoding amino acid ABC transporter ATP-binding protein, which translates to MSAQVSLPLLKIDALSKSFSGAKIIDDISFEVHPSEVIGIIGRSGAGKSTLLRCLNMLELPDSGHIWLDNEEIGFYGAQRKPVKRHTLARQRAAMTMVFQHFNLWPHRSVLQNIIEGPVQVLGVPRKTAIEKAMALLERMGLTAKAGDFPVQLSGGQQQRVSIARALAMEPRVILLDEPTSALDPESVGEVLAVISELAASGTTMLVVTHEMRFALQVCSRLLLMDNGRLVDEAIPREIWSRPENAQIRHFMTLSGVTAGDRV; encoded by the coding sequence ATGAGCGCACAGGTTTCTCTACCATTACTGAAAATAGACGCTCTCAGCAAATCATTCTCAGGCGCTAAAATCATTGATGACATCTCCTTCGAGGTTCACCCTTCGGAGGTGATAGGCATCATTGGCCGCAGCGGCGCCGGTAAATCCACTTTGCTGCGCTGCCTGAATATGCTGGAGCTGCCGGACAGCGGGCATATCTGGCTGGATAATGAAGAGATCGGCTTTTATGGCGCGCAGCGAAAGCCGGTAAAGCGGCACACGCTGGCCCGGCAACGCGCGGCGATGACGATGGTGTTCCAGCACTTCAATCTGTGGCCGCACCGCAGCGTGCTGCAGAATATTATTGAAGGGCCGGTGCAAGTGCTCGGCGTTCCGCGTAAAACGGCGATAGAAAAGGCGATGGCGCTGCTGGAACGCATGGGGCTGACGGCGAAGGCCGGTGATTTTCCCGTCCAGCTTTCCGGCGGTCAGCAGCAGCGCGTGTCGATCGCCCGAGCGCTGGCGATGGAGCCACGGGTGATCCTGCTTGATGAACCCACCTCGGCGCTGGATCCGGAATCGGTTGGTGAGGTGCTGGCGGTGATTTCCGAGCTGGCCGCCAGTGGCACCACCATGTTGGTGGTCACCCATGAAATGCGCTTTGCCTTGCAGGTCTGCAGTCGTCTGCTGCTGATGGATAACGGCAGGCTGGTGGATGAAGCCATTCCGCGGGAGATCTGGTCACGCCCTGAAAATGCGCAAATACGTCACTTTATGACGCTGTCCGGCGTGACGGCGGGGGATCGGGTCTGA